One Serpentinicella alkaliphila DNA segment encodes these proteins:
- a CDS encoding TMEM165/GDT1 family protein yields MVKIIFTTFLIVFIAELGDKTQLQTMLLATQSNTLWPVFVGASMALILSSLLGVIAGSYLTRYVPASYLQTSAGVVFIVIGILTLAGKI; encoded by the coding sequence ATGGTTAAAATAATATTTACTACTTTTTTAATTGTCTTTATTGCAGAACTTGGTGATAAAACACAGCTGCAAACAATGCTACTAGCAACTCAATCTAATACTTTATGGCCTGTTTTTGTTGGAGCATCTATGGCATTAATTCTAAGTTCTCTTCTTGGTGTTATAGCAGGATCCTATTTAACAAGATATGTACCTGCTTCATATTTACAAACTTCAGCAGGAGTAGTATTTATTGTTATTGGAATACTCACACTAGCCGGTAAGATATAA
- a CDS encoding YidC/Oxa1 family membrane protein insertase: protein MTALAQLFGTILRAVYDFTGNYGVSIIIFTIITKLVMLPLTIKQTKSMKQMNEIQPKIKALQEKYKNDKEQLSKKTMELYQEYNVNPFAGCLPLLIQFPVIIGLFTALRNPGIYVFESQAAYEAISKSFLWIPNLAEMDPWILPILAAVTTYLTTLTTSSNDQNAKTMSYMMPVMIFAFSKGLIGPPMPAGVVLYWAISNFLQYVQQVLITKPFANKGGNA, encoded by the coding sequence TTGACAGCATTAGCACAATTATTTGGAACTATACTAAGGGCAGTATATGATTTTACTGGTAACTACGGAGTTTCAATTATTATCTTTACAATAATAACTAAGTTAGTTATGTTGCCTTTAACAATTAAACAGACTAAATCAATGAAGCAAATGAATGAGATACAACCGAAAATTAAAGCTTTACAAGAAAAATATAAAAATGATAAAGAACAGTTAAGTAAAAAGACGATGGAACTGTATCAAGAATATAATGTAAATCCTTTTGCTGGATGTTTACCTTTATTAATTCAATTTCCAGTTATTATAGGTCTATTTACGGCTTTAAGAAATCCTGGAATATATGTTTTTGAATCTCAAGCTGCCTATGAAGCTATAAGTAAAAGTTTTTTATGGATACCTAATTTAGCGGAAATGGATCCGTGGATACTTCCAATTTTAGCTGCAGTTACAACATATTTAACAACTCTAACTACATCAAGTAATGATCAAAATGCAAAAACAATGTCATATATGATGCCTGTTATGATATTTGCATTCTCTAAAGGGTTAATAGGGCCACCTATGCCTGCAGGGGTTGTTTTATATTGGGCAATAAGTAACTTCTTGCAATATGTTCAACAAGTACTAATTACAAAACCTTTTGCTAATAAAGGGGGTAATGCATAA
- a CDS encoding DUF4446 family protein, translated as MDALNLIVTENVTIFILASLLLNLILIFLLVGNYAATASLKDKYKKLTKGMSGKNIESILLEHMERIDNVSKEFENYNSKLNILDNKLSFGIQKVGFIRYNAFSDVGSDLSYSIALLDQNDNGFILTGIHGRAESYTYAKSVKNGVSNYHISTEEEQALERAKNNYLDGVQVKSGRVNK; from the coding sequence GTGGATGCATTAAATTTAATAGTAACAGAAAACGTAACAATCTTTATTTTAGCAAGCTTATTACTTAATTTAATACTTATATTTTTATTAGTAGGTAATTATGCTGCAACAGCAAGTTTGAAGGACAAGTATAAAAAACTAACAAAGGGTATGTCTGGTAAAAATATTGAAAGTATTTTATTAGAACATATGGAACGTATTGATAATGTTAGTAAAGAATTTGAAAACTATAATTCTAAGCTTAACATTTTAGATAATAAATTGAGTTTCGGAATTCAAAAAGTAGGATTTATTAGATATAACGCATTTTCAGACGTTGGAAGCGACTTAAGCTATTCAATTGCACTTTTAGATCAAAATGATAATGGATTTATTTTGACTGGAATTCATGGACGAGCCGAATCATATACTTATGCAAAGTCTGTTAAAAATGGAGTTTCTAATTACCATATTTCAACAGAAGAAGAGCAGGCATTAGAGAGAGCAAAGAATAATTATCTAGATGGAGTACAAGTAAAATCTGGAAGAGTTAATAAATAA
- the rsmG gene encoding 16S rRNA (guanine(527)-N(7))-methyltransferase RsmG produces MDLNNMLKEGSDQLGVDLDQKQIAQFMKYKEVLLEWNQKMNLTAIEDDKEIIIKHFLDSISCAKSEVIGNSGKVIDVGTGAGFPGIPLKIIFPNIELTLLDSLNKRIGFLKEVGNQLGINDIEYVHGRAEDVGQNKNYREKFDFAVARAVAPLNILLEYCLPFVKVGGYFICQKGSKLIEEMEESRVALKVLGGEVLKQIEVPLPFSDISHNIVIIRKIKQTSTKYPRKAGKPSKEPIK; encoded by the coding sequence ATGGATTTAAATAATATGCTTAAAGAAGGTAGCGACCAATTAGGTGTTGATTTAGACCAAAAACAAATAGCACAGTTTATGAAGTATAAAGAGGTTTTGTTAGAGTGGAATCAAAAAATGAATTTAACTGCTATTGAGGATGATAAAGAAATAATAATAAAACATTTTTTAGATTCAATCTCCTGCGCTAAAAGTGAAGTTATTGGAAATAGTGGTAAGGTTATCGATGTTGGTACCGGTGCTGGCTTTCCAGGTATACCTTTAAAAATTATTTTCCCTAATATAGAGCTTACATTACTAGACTCTTTAAATAAAAGAATTGGATTTTTAAAAGAGGTCGGAAATCAATTAGGCATAAATGATATTGAATATGTCCATGGTAGAGCAGAGGATGTTGGTCAAAATAAAAACTATAGAGAAAAGTTTGATTTTGCTGTTGCAAGAGCTGTTGCTCCACTTAATATATTATTAGAATATTGCTTACCCTTTGTTAAAGTAGGGGGATATTTTATATGTCAAAAAGGAAGTAAGCTAATTGAAGAGATGGAAGAAAGTAGGGTAGCTCTTAAAGTATTAGGAGGGGAAGTTCTAAAACAAATAGAAGTACCCCTTCCTTTTAGTGATATTAGCCATAACATAGTTATAATAAGAAAAATAAAACAAACTTCGACAAAGTACCCTAGAAAAGCAGGAAAACCCTCAAAAGAGCCTATTAAATAG
- the yidD gene encoding membrane protein insertion efficiency factor YidD — translation MSRLAIGLIHIYQKWVSPLKKPSCIFYPSCSNYSIEAYKHYGFFKGSYLTLRRILRCHPFNIGGYDPLKIKDES, via the coding sequence ATGTCTAGGCTAGCTATTGGTTTAATTCATATTTATCAAAAATGGGTTTCACCATTAAAAAAACCAAGCTGCATATTTTACCCAAGCTGTTCGAACTATAGTATAGAGGCCTATAAGCATTACGGTTTTTTTAAAGGAAGCTATTTAACTTTAAGAAGAATATTAAGGTGTCATCCATTCAATATTGGAGGTTATGACCCTTTAAAAATAAAAGACGAAAGTTAG
- the mnmE gene encoding tRNA uridine-5-carboxymethylaminomethyl(34) synthesis GTPase MnmE — MFLSDTIAAIATAPGEAGIGIVRISGNKAIDIANKIFKSKKGKNLVDFDERRVNYGYILNPDTNEKVDEVLAVYMRSPFTYTTEDIVEIHCHGGFIPVKKILELVLRMGARSAEPGEFTKRSFLNGRIDLAQAEAVMDLISAKTDKGFDVALDQLEGSLSKKVKEIIKNLMDILAHIEVSIDFADEEDVDEVTLDILIKRSNEVKDEIKLLLETADTGKIIREGLNTVIIGKPNVGKSSLLNALLGESRAIVTEVPGTTRDIIEEQLSIKGIPIKIIDTAGIRETEDIVEKIGVERSKQFFNKAELIIFMLDISSELTKEDFEILELIKVRKALVIINKTDLPSKLDESAISQYIENKKIIKLSIAEEKGIDELENAIVDMVYSGDVRTKDRLLVTNVRHKNALERALDSIVEGLEAMNKKLPMDFIEVDVKNCWEALGEITGETVAEDLIDHIFQNFCIGK, encoded by the coding sequence ATGTTTTTAAGTGATACTATAGCTGCTATTGCTACTGCTCCTGGAGAGGCTGGAATTGGTATTGTTAGAATAAGCGGAAATAAGGCAATAGATATTGCTAATAAAATATTTAAATCAAAAAAAGGAAAAAATTTAGTTGATTTTGATGAGAGAAGAGTTAATTATGGTTATATTTTAAACCCAGACACAAATGAAAAAGTTGACGAGGTATTAGCTGTATATATGAGATCTCCGTTTACATATACAACTGAGGATATTGTAGAAATCCACTGTCATGGTGGGTTTATACCAGTTAAAAAAATACTTGAATTAGTATTAAGAATGGGTGCAAGATCAGCGGAGCCCGGAGAATTTACAAAAAGGTCTTTTCTTAATGGAAGAATTGACTTGGCCCAGGCTGAAGCAGTTATGGATTTAATAAGTGCTAAAACTGATAAAGGGTTTGATGTTGCATTAGATCAATTAGAAGGTTCACTATCTAAAAAAGTTAAGGAAATAATTAAAAATTTAATGGATATTTTAGCTCATATAGAGGTTTCCATAGATTTTGCAGATGAAGAAGATGTAGATGAGGTTACGTTAGACATATTAATAAAGAGATCAAATGAGGTTAAAGATGAAATAAAGCTTCTACTAGAGACAGCTGATACGGGTAAAATTATTAGAGAAGGTCTTAATACAGTAATTATAGGTAAACCGAATGTAGGAAAATCCTCTCTATTAAATGCATTGTTAGGAGAATCTAGAGCAATCGTAACAGAAGTTCCTGGAACAACTAGAGATATAATTGAGGAGCAATTAAGCATTAAGGGTATACCGATAAAAATTATAGATACTGCTGGAATAAGAGAGACTGAAGATATTGTTGAGAAAATAGGAGTAGAAAGGTCTAAGCAGTTTTTCAATAAGGCAGAGCTAATTATTTTTATGCTTGATATTTCATCTGAATTAACAAAAGAGGATTTTGAAATTTTAGAGCTTATAAAAGTTAGAAAAGCACTGGTGATTATAAATAAAACTGACCTACCTTCTAAATTAGATGAGTCAGCAATTAGTCAATATATTGAAAATAAAAAGATAATTAAACTCTCTATTGCTGAGGAAAAGGGTATAGATGAGCTTGAAAATGCAATAGTAGATATGGTTTATAGTGGAGACGTACGGACTAAAGATAGGCTACTAGTAACTAATGTTAGACATAAAAATGCATTAGAAAGAGCATTAGATTCCATAGTGGAGGGATTAGAAGCAATGAATAAAAAGTTACCTATGGATTTTATTGAGGTTGACGTAAAAAATTGTTGGGAGGCCTTAGGTGAGATAACAGGAGAAACCGTAGCTGAAGATTTAATAGACCATATTTTCCAAAACTTCTGTATTGGAAAATAG
- the rnpA gene encoding ribonuclease P protein component, producing the protein MKPANRLKKNSDFNVVYSKKKSMANKLLIIYITENSLNNNRVGFVVSKKVGNSVIRSKVKRLMKESYRLNDSRFKIAYDIVFIARADCKNSTFKEIESALLHLMKKMKLTK; encoded by the coding sequence ATGAAACCGGCCAATAGATTAAAAAAAAATAGTGATTTTAATGTAGTTTACTCGAAAAAAAAATCTATGGCTAATAAACTTCTAATTATATATATTACAGAAAATAGTTTAAATAATAATCGGGTAGGTTTTGTCGTCTCAAAAAAAGTAGGAAATAGTGTAATTAGAAGCAAAGTAAAAAGACTAATGAAGGAAAGTTATAGATTAAATGACTCAAGATTTAAAATAGCTTATGATATTGTTTTCATTGCTAGGGCTGACTGTAAAAACTCGACCTTTAAAGAAATTGAAAGTGCATTACTGCACTTAATGAAAAAAATGAAGTTGACTAAATAA
- the mnmG gene encoding tRNA uridine-5-carboxymethylaminomethyl(34) synthesis enzyme MnmG: MIRYEAGKYDVVVVGAGHAGCEAALAAARMGYRTVVLTMSLDSVAMMACNPSIGGTGKGHLVREIDALGGQMALNIDKACIQSRILNTAKGPAVHSLRAQADKTKYHEEMKKTLENQQHLFLKQGEVVDLIVEDNTVKGVVTRNGGIYYAQAVVLATGVYLDSRVFIGELNYESGPNGLYSAKYLSGRLTELGCRMRRFKTGTPARVHSDTVDFSKMEIQPGDDVIDPFSFMNDELNIEQYPCWLTRTTPETKLTIKENLNRSAMYRGDIESIGPRYCPSIEDKIVRFSDKQTHQLFLEPEGLNTKEMYVQGISTSLAEEVQIQMYRSIIGLENVEMMRPAYAIEYDCIDPLQLKPSLETKHINNLFCAGQFNGTSGYEEAAAQGLIAGINAIQKIRGEEPLILSRSEAYIGVVIDDLVTKGTNEPYRMMTSRAEYRLVLRQDNADLRLTEKGYNIGLVSEERYEKYLMKKQQIESEMERLKATNVSPETANPFLEKIGSTPIKGGISLLDLLKRPEVTYENMKDIDINRPEGLLKRAVKQCEITIKYEGYIDKQLKQIDSVRKLENKKLPEDMDYSKIEGLRIEARQKLNDIKPLSVGQASRISGVSPADVSVLLVYLEQMRRRRKEEE, encoded by the coding sequence ATGATTAGGTATGAAGCGGGCAAATATGATGTTGTTGTGGTTGGAGCTGGACATGCTGGCTGTGAAGCAGCCTTAGCAGCTGCAAGAATGGGTTATAGGACGGTTGTATTAACTATGTCATTAGATTCTGTAGCAATGATGGCATGTAATCCTTCTATAGGGGGCACAGGAAAAGGGCACTTAGTTAGGGAAATAGATGCTTTAGGTGGGCAAATGGCCCTAAATATAGATAAAGCATGTATCCAAAGTAGAATATTAAATACAGCTAAAGGTCCAGCAGTACACTCCTTAAGGGCACAGGCAGATAAAACAAAATATCATGAAGAAATGAAAAAAACTCTGGAGAATCAACAACATCTATTTCTTAAGCAGGGAGAAGTTGTTGATTTAATTGTAGAGGATAACACAGTAAAAGGCGTTGTTACAAGAAATGGTGGTATTTACTATGCACAGGCTGTTGTTTTAGCAACGGGTGTATATTTAGATAGTAGAGTATTTATTGGGGAATTAAATTATGAATCAGGACCTAATGGTTTATATAGTGCAAAATATCTTTCTGGTAGACTAACTGAATTAGGTTGTAGAATGAGAAGATTCAAAACCGGTACACCTGCTAGGGTACACAGTGATACTGTTGACTTTTCTAAAATGGAAATTCAACCAGGGGATGATGTTATTGACCCTTTTTCATTTATGAATGATGAGTTAAACATTGAACAATATCCATGTTGGTTAACTAGAACAACCCCAGAGACAAAACTTACTATAAAAGAGAACTTGAATCGTTCTGCAATGTATAGAGGGGATATTGAAAGTATTGGACCAAGATATTGTCCTTCTATAGAAGATAAAATCGTAAGATTTAGCGATAAACAAACCCATCAATTATTTTTAGAGCCAGAGGGATTAAATACTAAAGAAATGTATGTTCAAGGTATTTCAACAAGTCTAGCAGAAGAAGTACAAATTCAAATGTATAGAAGTATTATAGGATTAGAAAATGTAGAAATGATGAGACCTGCATACGCCATAGAATATGATTGTATCGATCCTCTTCAGTTAAAACCATCTTTAGAAACTAAACATATAAATAATTTATTTTGTGCAGGTCAATTTAATGGAACCTCCGGCTATGAGGAGGCAGCAGCTCAAGGTTTAATTGCTGGTATTAATGCAATCCAAAAAATTAGAGGTGAGGAGCCATTAATTTTAAGCCGTTCAGAGGCCTATATAGGGGTAGTAATAGATGACTTAGTTACAAAGGGAACAAATGAACCATATAGAATGATGACCTCTAGAGCGGAGTATAGATTAGTACTTAGACAAGATAATGCGGACTTAAGATTGACAGAAAAAGGCTATAATATTGGGTTAGTATCTGAAGAACGATATGAAAAATATCTAATGAAAAAACAGCAAATAGAATCTGAAATGGAGAGATTAAAGGCTACAAATGTTTCACCTGAAACTGCAAATCCTTTCTTAGAAAAAATAGGTAGTACTCCTATAAAAGGTGGTATTTCTCTACTTGATCTATTAAAAAGACCAGAGGTTACTTATGAAAATATGAAAGATATAGATATAAATAGACCTGAGGGATTGTTAAAAAGAGCAGTTAAACAATGTGAAATAACAATAAAGTATGAAGGCTACATTGACAAACAATTAAAGCAAATAGATAGTGTTAGAAAGCTTGAAAACAAAAAGCTTCCAGAGGATATGGACTATAGTAAAATAGAAGGACTTAGGATAGAAGCAAGGCAAAAACTTAATGATATAAAGCCATTATCTGTTGGACAGGCTTCCAGAATATCCGGTGTATCTCCGGCTGATGTATCCGTGCTTCTAGTATATTTAGAGCAAATGAGAAGAAGGAGAAAGGAAGAGGAGTAA
- the noc gene encoding nucleoid occlusion protein produces the protein MNCVERKVIELNLDAVIPNPYQPRKIFSQSGLEELCQSIKKYGILQPISVRQMGEGKYELIAGERRLKAARMAQFETIPAIIHGNFNDKDSAVLAIIENLQREDLNFIEEAEGYANLIEDHGFTQQELAIYIGKNQSTIANKLRILRLDAEVKKLLVENNLTERHARALLKLPDDELRLIAINRIIKNDLNVKKSEELIQGMIEAISNEEDKPQRNQKIKSFMNYRIYINTIKQAYEAIKDKQNNAEFKQVDKGEFIELIVKIPKQ, from the coding sequence ATGAATTGTGTAGAAAGAAAAGTAATTGAATTAAATCTGGATGCTGTTATTCCAAATCCATATCAACCAAGAAAAATATTTTCACAATCAGGTTTAGAAGAATTATGTCAATCGATAAAAAAATATGGTATTCTCCAACCTATTAGCGTTAGACAAATGGGCGAAGGTAAATATGAGTTAATTGCGGGAGAAAGAAGACTAAAAGCTGCGAGAATGGCTCAGTTTGAAACAATACCCGCTATAATCCACGGAAACTTCAATGATAAAGATTCAGCAGTATTAGCAATAATTGAAAATTTACAAAGAGAAGATTTAAACTTTATTGAAGAGGCAGAGGGCTATGCTAATTTAATAGAAGATCATGGATTTACTCAACAGGAATTAGCAATTTATATAGGAAAAAATCAATCAACAATTGCTAATAAACTAAGAATATTAAGGCTAGATGCAGAAGTAAAAAAGTTATTAGTAGAAAATAATTTAACAGAAAGACATGCAAGGGCATTACTAAAGTTACCTGATGATGAGTTAAGATTAATAGCAATTAATAGGATTATTAAAAATGATTTAAATGTAAAAAAATCGGAAGAATTAATACAGGGTATGATTGAGGCTATTAGTAATGAGGAAGATAAGCCACAAAGAAACCAAAAGATTAAGAGTTTTATGAATTATAGAATTTATATAAATACTATAAAACAGGCCTATGAGGCTATAAAGGACAAACAAAATAATGCAGAGTTTAAGCAAGTAGACAAAGGTGAATTTATCGAATTAATAGTAAAAATCCCTAAACAATAA
- a CDS encoding ParA family protein, whose product MGKVVAIFNQKGGVGKTTTNVNLSACIAQKGKKICVIDIDPQGNTTSGFGIDKSTIENTIYDVIINDLDIRSVIITTEFDQLDLIPSSQHLAGAEIELATQEGEREIKLKKAINQIKDDYDYIFLDCPPSLGLLTINSLAAVDSVLIPIQCEYYALEGVSQLMNTIQLVKKSLNPSLEVQGVVLSMFDGRTNLSIQVVDEVKNYFKGKVYTTIIPRNVRLAEAPSHGQPIIYYDEKSKGAEAYKDLAEEFIDLEEDVI is encoded by the coding sequence GTGGGAAAGGTGGTAGCTATCTTTAATCAAAAGGGTGGCGTTGGTAAAACAACTACAAATGTTAATTTAAGTGCATGTATCGCTCAAAAAGGAAAAAAAATATGCGTTATAGATATAGACCCGCAAGGAAACACGACAAGTGGCTTTGGAATAGATAAAAGTACTATTGAAAATACAATTTATGATGTTATTATAAACGATTTAGATATACGTTCAGTAATTATAACTACAGAATTTGATCAACTTGATTTAATACCCTCAAGTCAACATTTAGCAGGGGCAGAAATAGAATTAGCCACCCAAGAAGGAGAAAGGGAGATTAAGCTAAAAAAAGCTATTAATCAAATAAAAGATGATTATGACTATATTTTCCTTGATTGCCCACCATCATTGGGCTTATTAACAATCAATTCTCTTGCTGCAGTAGATTCAGTTTTAATTCCTATTCAATGTGAGTATTATGCCCTTGAGGGAGTTAGTCAACTAATGAATACTATTCAGCTAGTTAAAAAAAGCTTAAACCCGAGCTTGGAAGTCCAAGGTGTTGTTTTAAGTATGTTTGATGGAAGAACTAACCTTTCAATACAGGTTGTAGATGAAGTTAAAAACTATTTTAAAGGTAAGGTATACACAACCATAATACCTAGAAACGTTAGACTGGCAGAAGCCCCAAGTCATGGACAACCAATTATTTATTATGATGAAAAATCAAAAGGGGCCGAGGCATATAAAGACTTGGCTGAAGAGTTTATTGATTTAGAGGAGGATGTGATTTAA
- a CDS encoding ParB/RepB/Spo0J family partition protein → MAKLNKKKGLGRGLDALIPQIIHMNDVEEKISDNVVELININSIYPNKNQPRKDFEKEALLELAESIKKHGIIQPVIALKKDDGYMIIAGERRWRAAREAKLTEIPCIVKNYDEKKLIEVALIENIQREDLNIIEEALAYKYIIDKYEIKQDQLAEALGKSRPHVANTMRLLQLYGPVLDMIREGRISAGQGRALLAIKDESKQYELSLKIEQEQLNVRQVELLVKSLVSPEEAKKEKVKKEKDFLTKDIENSLKQILGTKVNIVKGNKRGKIEIEYYSEEEFERILEVLQSSH, encoded by the coding sequence ATGGCTAAATTAAATAAAAAGAAGGGATTAGGCAGAGGTTTAGATGCACTAATTCCTCAGATTATACATATGAATGATGTAGAGGAAAAAATAAGTGATAATGTCGTCGAATTAATTAATATAAATAGCATATACCCAAATAAAAACCAACCAAGAAAAGATTTTGAAAAAGAGGCTTTACTTGAATTAGCAGAATCTATAAAAAAACATGGTATAATTCAACCGGTTATAGCATTAAAAAAAGACGATGGATATATGATTATCGCTGGAGAAAGGAGATGGAGAGCTGCTAGGGAGGCAAAACTTACAGAAATACCTTGTATTGTTAAAAACTATGATGAAAAGAAATTGATTGAGGTAGCATTAATTGAAAATATACAAAGAGAAGACCTAAATATAATCGAGGAAGCCTTAGCCTATAAGTATATTATTGATAAATATGAAATCAAACAAGATCAACTAGCAGAGGCATTAGGAAAAAGTCGTCCTCATGTTGCAAATACAATGAGACTTTTACAATTATACGGACCAGTACTAGATATGATAAGAGAAGGAAGAATAAGTGCGGGTCAGGGCAGAGCCTTATTAGCCATTAAAGATGAATCTAAACAGTATGAGCTTTCATTGAAAATTGAACAAGAGCAGCTTAATGTAAGACAGGTAGAATTGTTGGTCAAATCATTAGTTTCTCCAGAAGAAGCAAAAAAAGAGAAAGTAAAAAAAGAAAAAGACTTTCTAACTAAGGACATTGAAAATAGTTTAAAACAAATATTAGGAACTAAAGTAAATATAGTTAAGGGGAACAAAAGAGGGAAAATAGAAATTGAATACTATAGTGAAGAGGAGTTTGAAAGGATTTTAGAAGTATTACAATCCTCCCACTAA
- a CDS encoding aminotransferase class V-fold PLP-dependent enzyme, whose protein sequence is MIYFDNAATTFPKPEIVHETVLNHLKNSAANPGRSGHKMAFEAGKAIYEVRELLCQLFNISNPMQIVFTSNATDSLNLAIKGLLKDGDHVITTSMEHNSVLRPIKALEGKGVTNTIVDCDEFGVLDPKKIRKEIRSNTKLIVLTHASNVTGTIMPIEEVGKIARENNIYFLVDAAQTAGIYPIDVEKIGIDLLALPAHKGLLGIQGLGVLYIREGIEIDHFKEGGTGSKSEELIQPLFMPDRYESGTPNTPGIVALGAGIQFILNEGMEKIHKREEFLTEYFISKIKEIPQIKIYGAHHIGTQAAVVSINIGDEDSSEIGCLLDESFDIGVRSGLHCAPLAHKTIGTFEQGTIRFSFGYFTTEYEIDRAVEALKSICDSIEG, encoded by the coding sequence TTGATTTATTTTGATAACGCAGCCACTACTTTTCCAAAGCCTGAAATTGTTCACGAAACAGTTTTAAATCATTTAAAAAATTCTGCTGCAAATCCAGGAAGATCAGGACATAAAATGGCATTTGAAGCGGGAAAGGCCATATATGAAGTTAGAGAATTATTGTGCCAGCTATTTAATATTTCAAACCCAATGCAAATAGTATTTACGTCTAATGCTACAGATAGTTTAAACTTAGCAATAAAAGGACTACTTAAAGATGGGGATCATGTAATTACAACTAGTATGGAGCATAACTCTGTACTAAGACCAATTAAGGCCTTAGAAGGAAAAGGAGTTACTAATACTATTGTAGATTGTGATGAGTTTGGAGTATTAGATCCAAAAAAAATAAGAAAAGAAATTAGAAGTAATACGAAGCTAATTGTTTTAACTCATGCATCTAATGTAACTGGTACTATTATGCCTATTGAAGAGGTTGGGAAAATAGCTAGGGAGAATAATATTTATTTTTTAGTTGATGCGGCCCAAACCGCAGGCATTTATCCAATAGATGTAGAGAAAATAGGAATTGATTTATTGGCACTACCGGCTCATAAAGGATTACTAGGGATTCAAGGATTGGGAGTACTCTATATTAGAGAAGGTATTGAAATTGATCATTTTAAAGAAGGTGGAACAGGTAGTAAGTCAGAGGAACTTATTCAGCCCTTGTTTATGCCTGATAGATATGAAAGTGGTACACCAAATACACCTGGTATAGTGGCCCTTGGTGCAGGAATCCAATTTATACTTAATGAAGGTATGGAAAAAATTCATAAGAGGGAAGAGTTTTTAACAGAATATTTCATTTCTAAGATAAAAGAAATACCTCAAATTAAAATATATGGAGCTCACCATATAGGTACACAGGCAGCTGTAGTTTCGATAAATATTGGAGATGAAGATTCATCAGAAATAGGTTGTTTACTTGATGAGTCATTTGATATAGGCGTAAGGTCAGGCCTCCATTGTGCACCTTTAGCTCATAAGACTATAGGTACCTTTGAACAGGGAACAATAAGATTTAGTTTTGGTTATTTTACTACTGAATATGAAATAGATAGGGCAGTAGAAGCTTTAAAAAGCATATGTGATTCTATAGAGGGGTAA
- the jag gene encoding RNA-binding cell elongation regulator Jag/EloR, with amino-acid sequence MKFIEVEGRTIEDATNIGLKQLGKKKDEVDIKILEIPSKGFLGIIGSKQAKIKITVKDNPEKDVEQFLRKMFKAMELEVQIVTELADEVIKVYLEGPNMGVVIGRRGQTLDSIQYLASLVVNKEREKYLKVFIDTENYRQKREETLIKLANKIVYKVKKTRKSIALEPMNPYERRIIHAALQGHPAIQTYSEGEEPFRKVVIGPKK; translated from the coding sequence ATGAAATTTATTGAGGTAGAGGGTAGAACCATAGAGGATGCTACAAATATAGGGTTAAAGCAACTTGGTAAAAAGAAAGATGAAGTGGATATTAAAATTCTAGAAATCCCTTCTAAAGGCTTTCTTGGAATTATAGGTTCAAAGCAGGCAAAAATTAAAATTACAGTAAAAGATAATCCTGAAAAGGATGTTGAACAGTTTTTAAGAAAAATGTTCAAAGCTATGGAGTTAGAGGTTCAAATAGTAACTGAATTAGCAGATGAAGTAATTAAGGTATATCTAGAAGGCCCAAATATGGGTGTTGTAATAGGAAGAAGAGGACAAACTCTTGATTCAATTCAGTACTTAGCTAGTTTAGTTGTTAATAAGGAAAGAGAAAAGTACTTGAAAGTCTTTATTGATACAGAGAACTATAGACAAAAAAGAGAAGAGACTTTAATTAAGCTTGCTAATAAAATTGTTTATAAGGTAAAGAAAACAAGAAAAAGTATTGCATTAGAGCCTATGAACCCATACGAAAGAAGAATTATACATGCGGCACTACAAGGTCATCCAGCAATACAGACCTATAGTGAAGGGGAAGAGCCTTTTAGAAAAGTTGTTATAGGACCAAAAAAATAA